A single genomic interval of Burkholderia cepacia ATCC 25416 harbors:
- a CDS encoding GNAT family N-acetyltransferase, which yields MNTRFNGSADVVGTAGTAPVLVRELASKDREQMLTHFLSLDEEDRLLRFGQMVPDHVLENYVRTIDFGRDTVFGVFDHDLELIGVGHLAYLPAEGDKRTAEFGVSVLESARGRGVGSKLFERAAIRSRNTHVTTLYMHCLSRNATMMHIAKKSGMRIEYAYGEADAYLSLPPADHSTIIAEMLQEQAAVFDYAMKRQARRTTKFIESLMPAALTA from the coding sequence ATGAACACGCGATTCAACGGCTCTGCCGATGTCGTCGGCACCGCCGGTACTGCGCCGGTTCTCGTCAGGGAACTGGCTTCCAAAGACCGTGAGCAGATGCTCACCCACTTTCTCTCGCTCGACGAAGAGGACCGCCTGCTGCGCTTCGGCCAGATGGTGCCCGACCACGTGCTCGAGAACTATGTCCGTACGATCGACTTCGGTCGCGACACCGTGTTCGGCGTGTTCGACCACGACCTCGAACTGATCGGCGTCGGCCACCTGGCCTACCTGCCGGCCGAGGGCGACAAGCGCACGGCCGAATTCGGCGTGTCGGTGCTCGAAAGCGCACGCGGCCGCGGTGTCGGCTCGAAGCTGTTCGAACGCGCGGCGATCCGCAGCCGCAACACGCACGTGACGACGCTGTACATGCACTGCCTGTCGCGTAACGCGACGATGATGCACATCGCGAAGAAATCCGGGATGCGGATCGAGTATGCGTACGGCGAGGCCGATGCGTACCTGTCGCTGCCGCCGGCCGACCACTCGACGATCATCGCCGAGATGCTGCAGGAGCAGGCCGCGGTGTTCGACTACGCGATGAAGCGCCAGGCGCGCCGCACCACGAAGTTCATCGAATCGCTGATGCCCGCCGCCCTGACGGCGTAA